The DNA segment TTCCACGGGCCGCATCCGGCGCCCGGCACCCCCGTCGACTGCCTGGTGCGGATCACCTCCCTCACCGACACCCTTCTCGAAGCGGACGCCCGGCTCACCGCCGGCGGCCGGGTGTGGGCCGTGCTCGACGGCTGGCAGGACCGCCGCTTCGACAACGACCCGACGACCCGCCCCGTCGAACGCTTCCCCGAGCGCAACACCCTCTCCGCGCTCCAGCCCGGTGGCTGGACACTGCTGCACGAGCGCTGGCCCGACCTCGCCTCCCGCGAGCTGATCATGCGCAACTCGCTGGGCGGCGCCGAGCGCGCGCGGTACGCCGCGCATCCGCCCCGGGGCCGCCGCCAGTGGCTGCTCGGCCGGATCGCCGTCAAGGACGCGGTACGGCGCCTGCTCTGGGAGCGGGGCGAGGGGCCCGTCTTCCCCGCCGAGATCCGGGTCCACAACGACGCGGCGGGACGCCCGTGCGTCACCGGTGTGCACGGCCGGACCCTGCCCCCGCTGGACGTCTCGCTCGCGCACCGCGCCGAGGCGGGCGTGGCGATCGTACGGCCGCGCGGTCCGCACCGCCCGCACACCGATTCCGGCTCCGGTCCCGGCTCCGGCATCGGCGTCGGCATCGACATCGAGGAGATCGCCGAGCGCGAGCCCGCGACCCTCGGTACGGCGCTCGCGGCGGAGGAACTCCGTCTGCTCCGGGCGCAGTCGGGCCCGGAGGCGGAGTGGTTCACCCGATTCTGGGCCGCCAAGGAGGCCGCCGCCAAGGCCGAGGGCACCGGATTCGGCGGCCGGCCACGGGACTTCAGGGTCCTGGAGACCACCCCCGACGGCGGCCGGCTGCTCGTCCTGGGCCGGCTCGCCACCCATCTCGTCCACTGCGCCCGGGTGGCCAACCCGCCCGCCCTGGCGCCCCGCGCGTACGTGGTGGCCTGGACCACCGGGTCCACCACCGCACCCCACGATCCCGCAGCCGAGGAGACCCCCCGATGAACCCCCCGCTCATCCCCACCCAGCCGGCCCCCGACGCCGTCCTCGCCGACCTCACCGGCATGCTCCGCGAGGTCCTGGCCGAGTACGGCGACGACGACACGGTCATCGGCATGTCCACCACCTTCAACCGCGATCTGGAACTGGAGAGCATCGACCTGGTCACGCTGGCCGGGCTGATGGAGGAGCGGTACGGCGGGCGGGTGAACCTCGCCGAGTTCCTGGCCGGGATGGAGTTCGACGAGATCATCGAGCTGACCGTCGGCAGGCTCGTGGAGTACGTGGTGTGGAGCCTGCGCGGCGCACAGGCGGGCTGAGCCATGGCGATGGTCGACGCCGGTGGCATCCGGCTGCACGTCCAGCGCATGGCCCCGGCCGCGGGCAGCGCCCAGCACGGCACGGTCGTCCTGGTGCACGGGCTGCTCACCGACAGCCTGGCCAGCTACTACTTCACCGTGGCCCCCGCCTTCGCCGCGGCCGGACTGGACGTCCTCATGTACGACCTGCGCGGCCACGGCCGCAGCGAACGCCCCGCCCGGGGCTACACGCTGGACCACAACATCGACGACCTCGCCGCACTCCTCGACCGCCTCGGCGTCACCGGGCCCGTGCACCTCGTCGGCAACTCCTACGGCGGGACCATCGCGTTCGGCTACGCGGCGCGCGACCCCGAGCGTGTCGCCACCCTCACCCTGGTGGAGTCCGAACCCGCCACCCCGGCCTGGGCGAGCAAGCTCGGCGGCATCCTGCACCGCGTGGTGACCCAGCTCGCCCACAACGAGCGGGACGCGATCGCCTGGATCACCGCCCACCGGGGCCACAACACGGCCCGGCTCGCCAAGGGCGCCGCCCGGCTCGCCCGGGAGACCAGCCTCGGCCGGGACATCCCCGCCAGCCGGGTGCACACCGAGGCCGAGATCGGCGCCGTGCGCTGCCCGGTCCTCGGGGTCTACGGCGGCGACTCCGACCTCGCCGACCTGATCCCGCTGCACGAGGCGCGGCTGCCGGACTTCAGGGCCGTGGTGCTGGAGGGACACGAGCACTCGGTGCTGGTGGAGGCGCCCGGCGCGGTCGGCGGGCACATCCTGGACCTGATCCGGGCCGGCGCGGGCGCCGTCCGGTGAGCGGCTTCCTGTTCGTCGTACCGCCGCTGACCGGGCACATCAACCCGGCCGTCGGGGTCGCCGACCGGCTCGCCGCGCGCGGCCACCGGGTGGCCTGGGCCTGCGCCGACCCGGGCCTGGTGCGCCGCCTCGCGGGCCCCGGCGCCCCGGTGTTCGGCTGCGCGGGCCCGGTGCCGGGCACCGGCGGCGTCGTACGGCCCCCGGACCTGCGCGGCCCGGAGGCATGGAAGTTCCTGTGGGAGTGGTACCTGCTGCCGCTCGCCGACGCGATGGCGCCCGGAGTGCGCGCGGCCGTCGAGGAGTTCGGCCCGGATGTGGTGGTCGCGGACCAACAGGCGTTCGCCGGCGCCTTGGTGGCCGAGCGGCTCGGACTGCCCTGGGCCACCTCCGCGACCACCTCGGCCGAATTCAGCGGCGCCTACGACGGGTTGCCCAAGGTCGCCGAGTGGCTGCGGCAGCGGCTGGCCGAGCTGCGCGAACGCCTCGGCGTTCCTCCGGGCACCGCCGACCCGCGCTCCTCGCCACACCTGCTGCTGATCTTCAGCAGCCCCGAACTGGTCGGCCCCCAGGCTCCGTCGGCGCCGCACATCCACTACGTCGGCCCCTCCCTCGCGGGCCGCCCGCACCGCCCCGGCTTCCCCTGGGAGTGGCTGACCCCCGGCCGGGCGAAGGTCCTGGTCACCCTGGGCACCGCCAACGCCGACGCGGGCGGCCGCTTCCTCGCCGCCTGCCGCGAGGCGCTGCGCGAACGCGCCGACCGGGTACAGGCCGTGCTCGTCGACCCGGGCGGGGTGCTGCCCGCCGAGGAGGGCGGCAAGGACGTACTGGTGCTGCCGTCGGTGCCCCAACTCGCCCTGCTGGAGCGGATGGACGTGGTGATCTGCCACGCCGGGCACAACACCGTGTGCGAGGCGCTGTGGCACGGCGTCCCGCTGGTCGTCGCCCCCATCCGGGACGACCAGCCGGTGATCGCCGCGCAGGTCGTGGACGCGGGCGCCGGGCTCCGGGTGAAGTTCGGCCGGGTCACCGCGGACCGGCTGGGCACCGCCCTCGACACCGTCCTGCACGACCCCGCCCACCGGTCCGCCGCGACCCGGGTCCGCACCGCCTTCCGCGCGGCCGGCGGCGCCCCGGCCGCGGCCGCCCACCTGGAACGACTGGCAACGGAGAGCCGATGAGCGACCCCAGCGACAAGCGGGCGAAGGCCGAACGCGTCGCCGCCCTGCGCCCCGCCTACCGAACCGATCTCGCCGCCGGCCCCGCCCGCTTCCTCGGCGCCCGCCGCACCACCTGCCCCTGGTGCGGCTCGGACGAGCTGAGCGGCCGCCTGCGCACCACCGACCTGCTCCAGCACAAGCCGGGCCGCTTCACCCTCGACCGCTGCGCGGACTGCGGGCACATCTTCCAGAACCCCCAACTGACCGAGGAAGGGCTGGAGTTCTTCTACCGGGACTTCTACGACGGTCTCGGCGAGCAGCGGATGAGCGGCACCTTCGGCGGCCGGGGTGCCATGTACGAGGGCCGCGCCCGCGCGATGCTGCCCCACGACCCCGCCCCGAAGACCTGGCTGGACGTCGGCACCGGGCACGGCCACTTCTGCGCGAGCGCCCGTACCGTGCTGCCCGGCACCTCCTTCGACGGGCTCGACTTCACCGACGGCGTCGAACTCGCCGCCCGCGCGGGCCGCATCGACCAGGCGCACCGGGGCGCCTTCCCGGACCTCGCGCCCGAACTCACCGCCCGCTACGACGTGGTGAGCATGTTCCACTACCTGGAGCACAGCACCGACCCCGACCGGGAACTGCGCGCCGCGCACGAGGCGGTACGCCCCGGCGGCCACCTCCTCATCGAGGTCCCCGACCCGGACAGCCGCTACGCCCGGCTGCTCGGCCGCTGGTGGCTGCCCTGGCTCCAGCCGCAGCATCTGCACTTCATCCCGGTCGGCAATCTGCGCCGCCGGCTCACCGAACTCGGCTTCACGGTCCTCGCCGAGCAGCACGCCGAACCGCACGACCCGGTCGATCTGCTCGCCGCCGTCTGGCTGGCCCTGGACCACACCGCGCCCCGCGAGGACGCCCCCTGGCTGCCCGAGCCCCCCGGCGTCCTGCGCCAAACGCTGCGCGGCGCGCTCCTGCTCGCCGGGGTGCCCGCCCTGCTCACCGCCACCCTCCTCGACCGCCTCGCGGTCCGCCCGCTCGCCCGGCGCCTGCACCTCGCCAACGCCTACCGGCTGGTGGCCCGCCGGGAGTGAACGCGCGGTGACTCAGAGCGCCTTGGCCCGGATCAGCGCCGACAGCACCAGGGCGCCCGGCAGCAGCGGCAGCCAGTCCGTCACCACCCGGTAGCCGATCACGGTCGCCGTGGCGGGGGCGGGCTCCGCGCCGAAGGCGACCAGCGTCCACACCAGCGCCGCGTCCACCGCGAACCCGCCGGGCACCGGGGCGGCGCCCACCGCCGTGCCCGCCGCCAGGAACGCCAGCGCCACCTCCGCCCAGGACAGCCCGAGCCCGAGCGCGGCCCCGACGCAGCCGAGCGCGCCCGCCTGCACCAGCGGCATCGCCACCGCGCCGCCCCACAGTGCCAGCGCCCGGCAGGGCCGCGCGTGCACCACCCGGACATCGGCGAGCGCGGTGCGCAGCAGCCCGGTCACCGGCCGCCGCAACGGCCGTACGACGGTCAGCAGCACCCCCGCCCCGGTGACCACCCCGCCCGCGACCGCCGCCGCCGGCACCAGCTCCGGGCCGTCCGGTACCAGCTCGCCCAGGCGCCGCCAGGCCGGCGAGACCGTAAGGAACACCAGCAGCACCAGCGTCTTCGAGGCGCCCTTGACCAGCGAGTACAGGCCGATCGAGGCGGTGGCCCGGTCCAGCGGCACCCCGCGCGCCCGCAGAAAGCGCACGGTGACGGCATGCGCCCCGAGCCCGCCGGGCAGCGCGTGGTTCGCGGCACCGGCGGCGAACTGCGAGGCCAGCAGCAGCCCCATGGGCAGCCGGTCCGGCAGCGCGCCCTGCCGTACAAAGGAGGCCGCCACCCAGGTCAGACACGTGCAGCCGAGCCCGGCCAGCAGCCAGCGGGGGTCGGCCGAGACGAGCCGCCGTACCCCCTCGTACATCACGGGCCGGTGCGCGGCGGCCCAGCACAGCGCGATCAGCAGCGGGGCCACGCACAGGGCGAGCCGCAGGGACCGGACGGACACCGACGGGGTGGTCCGCGCCGGCGCCTCGGGGGCGGGGCCGTCGGGGGCGGTGACGAGAGGGGACGGTGCGGACACGGGACGTCGTCCTTCCGCGGCGGGGCCCGGGGCAGGCGGTGCGGGCGAAACCGGGGGGAGCCTTCCCGTGCCGGGTGACACCGGGATGTCCGCGAACCCAATGCCCGGGGGCGGGGCGGTGCCGCCCGGGGGCGTACGCCGAGCGGCCGTTCACCGCCGACCGGGTAGCCTTCTTTGGGGAGCGCTTTACACAACGCTTCCGCGCAAGGTCGGCGGCAGGGGAGGATCCCGCGGTGCATGTCCAGGAATGGCTCGACTCGGTCCCGGCGGTAGCCGTCTACGCCGTGGTGGCCCTGGTGATCGGCGTCGAGAGCCTCGGCATCCCGCTGCCCGGCGAGATCGTCCTGGTCTCGGCGGCGCTGATGTCCTCCCAGCACTCCCACATCAACCCGCTGATCCTCGGCGCCTGCGCCACCGCGGGCGCGGTGATCGGCGACTCCATCGGCTACGCCATCGGCCGCAAGGGCGGCCGCCCGCTGCTGGCCTGGCTGGGGAAGAAGTTCCCGAGGCACTTCGGCGAGGCCCATGTGGCCACCGCCGAGCGCTCCTTCCAGAAGTGGGGCATGTGGGCCGTCTTCTTCGGCCGTTTCATCGCCCTGCTGCGCATCTTCGCGGGCCCCCTGGCCGGCGTCCTGCACATGCCCTACTGGAAGTTCCTGATCGCCAACATCCTCGGCGGCATCTGCTGGGCCGGCGGCACCACCGCCGCCGTCTACTACGTGGGCGTCGTCGCCGAGGGCTGGCTGAAGAAGTTCTCCTACGTGGGCCTCGGGGCGGCGGTCGTCATCGGCCTGGCGACGATGCTGATCGTGAAGCGCAGGACGAAGAAGACCCAGCAGGAACTGTCCCAGCGGGAACCTGTCAACGCCGGCGAGTGACCGCGCCCCCTGGGGGGCGCGGGGAACCGCGCGACATACAACCGTTCGTCATTCACCGGCCTGGCGGTGCACATCCTTGTGCCCCTGGGCCAGGTCCGCGTACAACGTGCCGTTGAGGGTGACCCCCTCCTTCTCCTCCGCCGACAGTTCGCGCCGCACCTTCGCCGGCACCCCCGCCACCAGCGACCCGGCCGGCACCACCATCCCCTGCGGCACCAGCGCCTGCGCCGCCACCAGCGATCCCGCCCCGATCACCGCGCCGTTGAGCACGGTCGCCCCCATCCCGATCAGGCAGTCGTCCTCGACCGTCGCCCCGTGCACCACCGCGTTGTGCCCGATGGACACCCGCTCCCCGATGGTCACCGGGAACCCGGGGTCGGCGTGCAGCGTCACGTTGTCCTGCACATTCGCCCGCGCCCCCACGGTGATCGTCTCGACGTCCCCGCGCACCACCGCGCCGTACCAGACGCTCGCCCCGGCGCCCAGCGTCACATCCCCGATCACCGAAGCCGTCGGCGCCACGAACGCCTCCGCGTCGATCCGCGGCTCCTTGCCGCCGATGCCCACGATCAGTGCCCGCTGCGTCATCACCGTCTCCTCGCGTCGATAGGTACCCGCACGGTACGACAGGGGGTGGGGCAAAGATCACAGCGGTCCGGCCTCTCCCCGGACCCGACCCGTGAGTAACGTGAGCGCGTGCCGAAGCGCAAGAACACGTTCTCATCCTGGCGCCATGGCCTCGCCCAGCGTGCCGTCCACGCGGTCTGGGCCTGGGTCCAGCGGACCGGCTCCGTCACGGCGGAGCACCCCGGGCGCCTGCGCTTCGGCGCCATCGGCGAGGCCACCCGGCTCGCCTTCCCGCTCGGCACGGTCTTCGGCGAGCCCTGGATCCGGCTCGGCTCCCACTGCATCATCGCCGAACAGGTCACCCTGACCGCCGGTCTGATGCCCGACCTGGACCTCGGCCCGGAGCCGATCCTGCGCATCGGCGACGGCGTGGTGCTCGGCCGCGGCAGCCATGTCATCGCCGACACCACGGTGACCATCGGCCGCGACTGCTACTTCGGGCCGTACGTCTACGTCACCTCCACCAACCACTCCTACGACGACCCGCACGAGCCCATCGGCCGGCAGTGGCCCCGCATGGAGCCGGTGGAGATCGGCCCCGGCTGCTGGATCGGCACCGGCGCGGTGATCCTGCCGGGCGCGCGGATCGGCCGGAACGTCGTGGTCGCGGCCGGTGCCGTGGTGCGCGGCACGGTGCCCGACCACGCCGTGGTGGCCGGCGCCCCCGCCAGGGTCGTACGCCGCTGGACGCCCGAGGACGGCTGGCAGCCGCCGCTGCGCACCCCGGCGCCGGTGCCGATCCCGGACGGGACGACCCCGGCCCAGCTGCGGGCGCTGGCCGAGCTGGACGCCTCCGCGACGGCCCGGCTCGCCGAGCTGGAGACCGAGGGCTGAACCGCTCAGCCGGTGGCCAGCAGCACCGTGCCCACCAGGGCGAGGCCCGCGCCCGCCGCCTGGACGGCGCGCAGCCGTTCGCTGAGGAAGCCACGGGCGGCGAGGGCGGTCACCACCGGGTACAGCGAGGCGAGGACGGCGGCCACGGTGACCGGGCCGTGCTGGGCGGCGACGGCGTAGGTGCCGTTGGCCGCCACATCGGCGAGGCCGACGAAGGCCAGCGCGGGCAGCGAGCGGTAGGGGAAGCCGCCCTCGGGCAGGGCGGTGCCGCCGCGCCGCAGGGAGACGGCGAGCACGGCGCCGCCCACGGCGACATTGGTCAGGCGCTGCGCGAACAGCGACAGGTACAGGCCGTCGACGGAGGTGGACGCCTGCGCGATCAGGGCGAACACCGTGCCGAAGCCGGCCGCCGCGACCAGTGTCAGCAGGACCGTGCGCCGCTCCACCGGCGCGCCCCGCAGCTGGGGGCCGCCCGCGAGGACCACGCCGGAGACGGCGACCGCGATGCCCGCGAGCTGGAGCAGCCCCGGGCGTTCGCCGAGGAACAGGCCCACGCCGACGGGGACGACCACGCTGAGCGTGGCGAGCGGCGAGACGACGCCCATCGGGCCGAGCGCCAGGGCCTTGTAGAAGGAGAGCAGGGCGATCGGGCCGACCAGACCGGCCGCGAACGCGAACCACAGCCGGGGCCCGGCCGCGCTCCAGGCACCCGTGGCGACGACGATCGCGCCGAGCACGGCCGCCGCGATGGCCTGCGAGACGACGACCACGGTGAGCGCGGGCGTCCGTCGGGTCAGCAGCCCGCCGCCGAAGTCGGCCAGCCCCCACAACAGGCTGGTGGTCAGGGCGAAGAAGGCCGTCACGATGCCTCGCAGTACAGTTTGTTGAACGGACGGGTGCGCTCCACCGTAGTTCAGTGGATTGAACTGCGTCATCCAGAAAAGTGGACCATCTCGGATACTGGACGGAATGGGACCGGAACGTGTCGGACCTCGAATTGCTGACCCAGTCCCTGGCGCGCAGCGTCAGGCACTGGCGCTCGGTGCGCGGCTTCACCCTGGACGTGCTCGCCGCCCGCGCAGGTGTCAGCCGCGGGATGCTGATCCAGATCGAGCAGGCCCGCACCAACCCGAGCATCGGCACCATCGTCAAGATCGGCGACGCGCTCGGCGTCAGCGTCACCACCCTGCTCGACTACGAGCGCGGGCCCCGGGTCCGCATCGTCCCCGCCGAGCGGGCGGTACGGCTGTGGCACACCCCGTCCGGCAGTTACAACCGGCTGCTCGCGGGCACCGAGGCGCCCGGCCCGCTGGAGATCTGGGACTGGGTGCTGATGCCCGGGGACGAGAGCCCGGCGGAACCGCACCCGTCCGGCACCGTGGAGCTGGTCCATGTCACGGCGGGCGAGCTGACCCTCACGGTCGACGGCGAGGACCACCTCGTGCCGACCGGCGCGAGCGCCACCTTCGAGGCCAATGTGCCGCATGTCTACGCCAACCGCGGCGAGATCCCGATGGAGATGATGATGGCCGTCTCCGTGCCGCCCGTGCAGTGATCCCCGGGCCGCCCGCGCGGTGCTCCCCGCGCCGCCTTCGCGGCGATCCCCGTGCGGTGAGACGCGCCTGCGGCGGGCCGCCGCGCCTTGTTAGCGTGCGGCCATGCGCGCACCCATCGGAGACTTCGAGACCGCGACCCCGGTGACCGACTGCCTGGCCGAGCTGACCGCGCCGGTGGCCGAGGCCGTGCGGAACTGGTCCGCGGCGACCCCGGCCGACCAGGTCCTGTACGTCGACACCGACCCGGACCGGGCCGACACCGCCGTCTTCGTGGAGCACTACGGCGCCGATCTGCCCGAGCGCTCGGCGAACTGCGTGGTGGTCGCGGCCAAGCGGGCCGGTGAGACCACGCTCGCCGCGTGCCTGGTGCTGTCCACCACCCGGGTCGACGTGAACGGCGCGGTCCGCCGCCGGCTCGGCGCCCGCAAGGCGTCGTTCGCCCCGGCGGAGACGGCGACCGGGCACAGCGGGATGGAGTACGGCGGTATCACCCCGATCGGACTGCCCGCCGACTGGCCCCTGCTGGTGGACCCGGCCGTCGTCGACCTGCCGTACGTCCTGGTCGGCAGCGGCCGCAGGCGGGGCAAACTCCTGGTCCCGGGCCAGGTGTTCGCCCAGCTGCCGGGGGCCGTGGTGCTGGAGGGGCTCGGCGTGTCCTGACCCGGCCGGCGGCCGCGCCCGCAGAGGCATGGTCCCGGGGGGGCCCGGGAACGCCGTCAGCCACGGCCGTGCGGCCGTGGCTGACGTGACCTCGTTCTACGGGTGCGCGCCGGTCAGTGCGCGGCCTCGTCGACGACCACGACCTCGTCGATGCTGCGCTCGATCGCCTCCGTGTCGGAGGCGGTCGCCTTGGCCCAGTAGTAGATGCCGAGGGAGAAGACCGCGATGACCAGGATGTCCCAGTACAGCTTGATGTTGCCCTGGCTGCCGTCGCCGAAGCTGCCCTGCCAGGAGATCAGGCCGATGCCCAGCAGGTAGGCCGGCAGCCACTGCGCGGCCTTGAAGTCCATCCGGGGCGCGTCGGGCTTGCCCTTGAGGTTGGCCCACAGGGCGTAGGAGCCCATCAGGACGTAGCCGAGGAGGATGGCGAAGGCCAGCCGCCACAGGATGTTCCAGCCGCTCCAGTAGATGATCAGGTTGGCGACCACGAAGGACGCGGGCGAGATGACCTTGCCGAAGGGCAGGCGGTAGGGGCGCTCGAAGTGCGGCAGGCGGTCGGCGAACACACCGTAGGCCAGCGGCGCGCCCGCGTACATCAGCACGCTCGCCGAGGTGATGAAGCCGACCAGCTCCTGCCAGCTCGGGAAGGGCAGGAAGCAGAGGATGCCGGTGACGAAGGTGACGATCAGACCGATCCACGGCACGCCGCGCTTGTCGGTCCTGGTGAGCGCCTTCGGGGCGTAGCCGTTCTTGGCCAGGCCGTAGGAGACGCGGGAGGTGGCGGTGGTGTAGATCAGGCCGGTGCCACCGGGGGAGATGATCGCGTCGACGTAGAGCACCCAGCCCAGCCAGCCGAGGCCGACCACGGTCGCGAGGCCCGCCCAGGGGCCGCTGATGCCGGCGTAGGCCAGCTTCCCCCAGCCGTGCACGAAGGAGGCGTGCGGCAGCGCGGCGATGAACACGATCTGGAGCAGGATGTAGATACCGGCGCCGATGGCCACCGAGCCGAGCGTGGCGCGGGGCAGGTCGCGCTGCGGGTTGCGGCTCTCACCGGCCAGCTGGATCGCCTGCTCGAAGCCGAGCAGCGCGAAGATGATGCCGCTGGAGCTGATCGCGCCCAGCACACCCTTGGCGCCGAACGGGGCGAAGCCCTCCGAGGTGAAGTTGGAGCCGTGGAAGTTGCCGATGGCGATGATGAAGATCGCGGCGAGCGGGATCGCGATCTTCCACCAGGTGGCCGCGCTGTTGGTGTGCGCCAGGGCGCGCACGCCGAAGAAGTTGACGCCGACGAAGACCGCCATGAGCACGATCGCAGTAACGATTCCGCTGGTGGTCAGCGTCTCGTCGGCGTGCTGTAGGCCCTGAGCGAACTTCCAGTGACCGGCGTAGCCGATCATCGCCTCGACCTCGATGGGCGCCACGGTGGCCGCCTGGAGCCAGGAGAACCAGCCGAAGGACATGCCGGCCAGGCCGCCGAAGGCGTAGTGCGGGTAGCGCGCCGTACCGCCCGCCACCGGGAACATGCCGCCGAGCTCGGCGTGCACGAGCGCCAGCAGGACGATGGCCACCGTGCCGATCACCCACGAGATGATCGCCGCGGGGCCGGCCACGACGACGGCCTTCTCGGCGCCGTAGAGCCAGCCGGAGCCGATGATGGACCCGACGGAGGCCCACATCAGGCCGATGAGCCCCACGTCGCGACGCAGGCCCCCGGTCTCGCTCATGGCTGCCGGTGCAGCCTGATCGACTTTCGTCATGCAAGTGGCCTCTCAGATCGTAAACGCGGTTTTAACGGGGAGGGAGGCCACAGGCTAGGAACGGTTTCCACGTCGGCAAAAGACTGCTTACCAAAACTTGACCCAGGATCTTGTCCCTCTTGAGGACAGGGTTTCCACAGCTCAGTCACCGTGCGCGAATGTCAATATTCATCAGTGAATTGTGATGAAGAAGTTCTGACACTAGGTCAAGCGTGGAATTTCGATCGCGGGGCAGCGGTCCATGACCATGTCCAGGCCGGCCGCCCGGGTGCGCGCGTACGCCTCCTCGTCGACGACGCCCAGCTGGAACCAGACCGCCTTCGCGCCCTTCGCCACCGCCTCGTCGGCCACCGGGCCCGCCAGTGAGCTGTTGACGAAGACGTCCACCACGTCGACGTCGAAGGGGATGTCCGCGAGCGAGGCGTAGCCCTGCTCGCCGTGCACCGTCTCCGCCTTCGGGTGCACCGGCACGATCCGCTTGCCGTACCGCTGGAGCACCCGCGCCACCCGGTACGCGGGCCGCGCGGCATTGCCGGACAGGCCGACCACCGCCCAGGTATCGCCCCCTTCGGCCAGAATCCTGCGTATCGCCGCCTCTTCGTCGTACACGTCCGCCTCCTGTGGGGTGTGTGCCGCTTTCCCACGCCGTCAACCGGCCCCGGGAGGCACTGATTCCCGTTCCCTACCCGCCACGGTGACCGGAAACGGCGCGCGGTGCCAGCGCGGGGGCCCGCGCGCGCCTACGCTCGGCCCCGTGCTGCGCATCCTCGACGCCCGAACCGGTGAGTCCGTCGCCGCCACGCCCGCCCGCCGCGGTCTGACCCGCATCGAGGCCCGGGCCCCGGGGCCCGACCTCACGTCCCTGCGGGTGCTGCTGACCGCCGACCTCCTCGCCCGCGCCCTCGAACTCAACGGGCTCCAGGCATGGCCGACCGCCCCCGGCCAGTCCCCGCACCTGCGCACCGCCGCCGCCGCGCTCGCCGTCCGCCCCTTCGAGGAGGCGCACGGGCCGGGGTTCGCGGAGGCGGGGGCCGTTCGGGTGACGGCGGAAGAGGTGGACCCGGCTGCCGGGAGCGACGGTCCCGTGGTGGCCGTGGCCCCCGTGGTGTGGGCGGGGGGCGAGGAGCCCGCGCCGGCCGACCTCGTGCGGCGCGCCGACCCCACCGCCCTGCGGCTCGCCCTCCTCTGTGTCCCCCACGGGGAGACCGCCACGCTGGACGAGGCGGTCCTGGAGCGTGCCGCCGGGCGGCTGGC comes from the Streptomyces sp. SUK 48 genome and includes:
- a CDS encoding acyl carrier protein; the protein is MNPPLIPTQPAPDAVLADLTGMLREVLAEYGDDDTVIGMSTTFNRDLELESIDLVTLAGLMEERYGGRVNLAEFLAGMEFDEIIELTVGRLVEYVVWSLRGAQAG
- a CDS encoding alpha/beta hydrolase is translated as MAMVDAGGIRLHVQRMAPAAGSAQHGTVVLVHGLLTDSLASYYFTVAPAFAAAGLDVLMYDLRGHGRSERPARGYTLDHNIDDLAALLDRLGVTGPVHLVGNSYGGTIAFGYAARDPERVATLTLVESEPATPAWASKLGGILHRVVTQLAHNERDAIAWITAHRGHNTARLAKGAARLARETSLGRDIPASRVHTEAEIGAVRCPVLGVYGGDSDLADLIPLHEARLPDFRAVVLEGHEHSVLVEAPGAVGGHILDLIRAGAGAVR
- a CDS encoding glycosyltransferase; this translates as MSGFLFVVPPLTGHINPAVGVADRLAARGHRVAWACADPGLVRRLAGPGAPVFGCAGPVPGTGGVVRPPDLRGPEAWKFLWEWYLLPLADAMAPGVRAAVEEFGPDVVVADQQAFAGALVAERLGLPWATSATTSAEFSGAYDGLPKVAEWLRQRLAELRERLGVPPGTADPRSSPHLLLIFSSPELVGPQAPSAPHIHYVGPSLAGRPHRPGFPWEWLTPGRAKVLVTLGTANADAGGRFLAACREALRERADRVQAVLVDPGGVLPAEEGGKDVLVLPSVPQLALLERMDVVICHAGHNTVCEALWHGVPLVVAPIRDDQPVIAAQVVDAGAGLRVKFGRVTADRLGTALDTVLHDPAHRSAATRVRTAFRAAGGAPAAAAHLERLATESR
- a CDS encoding class I SAM-dependent methyltransferase, encoding MSDPSDKRAKAERVAALRPAYRTDLAAGPARFLGARRTTCPWCGSDELSGRLRTTDLLQHKPGRFTLDRCADCGHIFQNPQLTEEGLEFFYRDFYDGLGEQRMSGTFGGRGAMYEGRARAMLPHDPAPKTWLDVGTGHGHFCASARTVLPGTSFDGLDFTDGVELAARAGRIDQAHRGAFPDLAPELTARYDVVSMFHYLEHSTDPDRELRAAHEAVRPGGHLLIEVPDPDSRYARLLGRWWLPWLQPQHLHFIPVGNLRRRLTELGFTVLAEQHAEPHDPVDLLAAVWLALDHTAPREDAPWLPEPPGVLRQTLRGALLLAGVPALLTATLLDRLAVRPLARRLHLANAYRLVARRE
- a CDS encoding lysylphosphatidylglycerol synthase transmembrane domain-containing protein, with the translated sequence MSAPSPLVTAPDGPAPEAPARTTPSVSVRSLRLALCVAPLLIALCWAAAHRPVMYEGVRRLVSADPRWLLAGLGCTCLTWVAASFVRQGALPDRLPMGLLLASQFAAGAANHALPGGLGAHAVTVRFLRARGVPLDRATASIGLYSLVKGASKTLVLLVFLTVSPAWRRLGELVPDGPELVPAAAVAGGVVTGAGVLLTVVRPLRRPVTGLLRTALADVRVVHARPCRALALWGGAVAMPLVQAGALGCVGAALGLGLSWAEVALAFLAAGTAVGAAPVPGGFAVDAALVWTLVAFGAEPAPATATVIGYRVVTDWLPLLPGALVLSALIRAKAL
- a CDS encoding DedA family protein; amino-acid sequence: MHVQEWLDSVPAVAVYAVVALVIGVESLGIPLPGEIVLVSAALMSSQHSHINPLILGACATAGAVIGDSIGYAIGRKGGRPLLAWLGKKFPRHFGEAHVATAERSFQKWGMWAVFFGRFIALLRIFAGPLAGVLHMPYWKFLIANILGGICWAGGTTAAVYYVGVVAEGWLKKFSYVGLGAAVVIGLATMLIVKRRTKKTQQELSQREPVNAGE
- a CDS encoding gamma carbonic anhydrase family protein; this encodes MTQRALIVGIGGKEPRIDAEAFVAPTASVIGDVTLGAGASVWYGAVVRGDVETITVGARANVQDNVTLHADPGFPVTIGERVSIGHNAVVHGATVEDDCLIGMGATVLNGAVIGAGSLVAAQALVPQGMVVPAGSLVAGVPAKVRRELSAEEKEGVTLNGTLYADLAQGHKDVHRQAGE
- a CDS encoding acyltransferase, with amino-acid sequence MPKRKNTFSSWRHGLAQRAVHAVWAWVQRTGSVTAEHPGRLRFGAIGEATRLAFPLGTVFGEPWIRLGSHCIIAEQVTLTAGLMPDLDLGPEPILRIGDGVVLGRGSHVIADTTVTIGRDCYFGPYVYVTSTNHSYDDPHEPIGRQWPRMEPVEIGPGCWIGTGAVILPGARIGRNVVVAAGAVVRGTVPDHAVVAGAPARVVRRWTPEDGWQPPLRTPAPVPIPDGTTPAQLRALAELDASATARLAELETEG
- a CDS encoding DMT family transporter, with protein sequence MTAFFALTTSLLWGLADFGGGLLTRRTPALTVVVVSQAIAAAVLGAIVVATGAWSAAGPRLWFAFAAGLVGPIALLSFYKALALGPMGVVSPLATLSVVVPVGVGLFLGERPGLLQLAGIAVAVSGVVLAGGPQLRGAPVERRTVLLTLVAAAGFGTVFALIAQASTSVDGLYLSLFAQRLTNVAVGGAVLAVSLRRGGTALPEGGFPYRSLPALAFVGLADVAANGTYAVAAQHGPVTVAAVLASLYPVVTALAARGFLSERLRAVQAAGAGLALVGTVLLATG
- a CDS encoding XRE family transcriptional regulator, encoding MSDLELLTQSLARSVRHWRSVRGFTLDVLAARAGVSRGMLIQIEQARTNPSIGTIVKIGDALGVSVTTLLDYERGPRVRIVPAERAVRLWHTPSGSYNRLLAGTEAPGPLEIWDWVLMPGDESPAEPHPSGTVELVHVTAGELTLTVDGEDHLVPTGASATFEANVPHVYANRGEIPMEMMMAVSVPPVQ